A stretch of Effusibacillus pohliae DSM 22757 DNA encodes these proteins:
- a CDS encoding ParM/StbA family protein, whose protein sequence is MPVILGLDLGYGYVKVTSDGRTVQTFPSVVGSGKERQFAGLFGSGRGLDEMAVQIDGRTYYVGDLAVAESYDASRAIDRNKTHHDATRVLVAT, encoded by the coding sequence ATGCCAGTGATTTTGGGACTTGATCTTGGATATGGCTACGTGAAAGTCACCAGCGACGGTCGGACGGTCCAAACGTTCCCGTCGGTTGTTGGTAGCGGGAAGGAGCGGCAATTTGCGGGACTCTTCGGTTCCGGACGTGGGCTCGATGAGATGGCGGTGCAGATTGATGGCCGGACGTACTACGTTGGTGACTTGGCGGTCGCCGAATCGTACGATGCAAGCCGTGCTATTGACAGAAACAAAACCCATCACGATGCGACCCGTGTGCTGGTGGCGACT